The Proteiniborus ethanoligenes genome contains a region encoding:
- a CDS encoding S8 family peptidase translates to MRRMNITKICPVLSAKLQTQSNEELPVIVRVKENDTHKLNSLANIMDGKIKRNLPLVDAIALNMNLNEINMLSKDPSVEYISYDSKVFALLDIANASVGASFPREKGLTGDNITVAVIDTGVAPHNDLTKPKNRIVGFKDFVNDKTKPYDDNGHGTHVAGIIASNGFSSNGKYTGVAPNANILAVKALDEAGSGNTSDIVSAIEWVVKSKEQYNTKIINLSLGSPANNSVHSDPLVRAVEAAVKAGLTVIVAAGNSGPTAKTILSPGNSPNVITVGAVDDKRTPDISDDTIASFSSRGPTKEGIRKPDVVAPGVNIMSLSNTSGDGYVTSSGTSMATPLVSGSCALLYSKNKDLTPSQVKSMFINSCSDLKDKYENQGAGIIDLRKLFKDLDKEKPNTRPSRPPSSPIRPFPPKKEKVASESSFSEIIVVLLLVFLLLNLSD, encoded by the coding sequence ATGAGGAGAATGAATATCACAAAAATATGTCCTGTTTTAAGTGCAAAGCTACAAACCCAGTCAAATGAAGAGCTTCCTGTAATTGTTAGAGTTAAAGAAAATGATACTCACAAGCTTAATAGTTTAGCCAATATTATGGATGGCAAAATAAAAAGAAATCTTCCATTAGTTGATGCAATTGCTTTAAATATGAACTTAAACGAAATAAATATGTTATCGAAGGATCCAAGTGTTGAATATATAAGCTATGATTCTAAAGTATTTGCACTATTAGATATTGCTAATGCCTCTGTAGGAGCCAGCTTTCCCCGAGAAAAGGGGCTAACAGGAGACAACATTACTGTGGCTGTAATAGATACAGGAGTTGCTCCACACAACGACTTGACTAAGCCCAAAAATAGAATAGTTGGATTTAAGGATTTTGTAAATGATAAAACAAAGCCTTATGACGATAATGGTCACGGTACTCATGTTGCTGGTATAATAGCTTCTAATGGATTTTCATCTAATGGAAAGTATACAGGAGTTGCACCTAATGCTAACATATTGGCTGTTAAAGCGTTAGATGAAGCTGGGAGCGGCAATACCTCTGACATAGTATCTGCTATAGAGTGGGTTGTAAAGTCAAAGGAGCAATACAATACAAAAATAATAAATCTTTCTTTAGGAAGTCCTGCAAATAATTCAGTACACTCTGACCCTTTAGTAAGAGCTGTTGAAGCTGCTGTTAAAGCAGGACTTACTGTAATAGTTGCTGCAGGAAATAGTGGACCTACAGCTAAAACCATCCTATCTCCAGGTAATAGCCCTAATGTGATTACAGTAGGGGCTGTAGATGATAAAAGGACTCCAGATATAAGTGATGATACTATAGCTAGTTTTTCAAGCCGTGGACCTACTAAGGAAGGAATAAGAAAACCAGATGTAGTAGCACCAGGGGTAAACATTATGTCCTTATCAAATACTTCTGGTGACGGTTATGTTACTTCAAGTGGTACTTCTATGGCTACACCGCTGGTATCTGGTTCTTGTGCTTTGTTATATAGTAAAAATAAAGATTTAACACCAAGCCAAGTAAAATCAATGTTTATAAACTCATGTTCAGACCTTAAGGATAAATATGAAAACCAAGGAGCAGGGATAATAGATTTAAGAAAACTCTTTAAAGATCTTGACAAAGAAAAACCAAACACTAGACCTTCAAGGCCTCCCTCATCTCCCATACGTCCCTTTCCGCCGAAGAAAGAGAAGGTAGCATCTGAGAGCTCCTTTAGTGAGATAATTGTTGTGCTTCTTTTAGTGTTTTTACTATTGAACTTAAGTGATTAA